ggtgaaatctttggactcctggatggctgtgaccttagctctccagcgttcgtcttgaggaagactcctaagtattttcctaacttgttcatcaatgggaataatcttaccaagagagaccaattcattcgtgatatttgtgaacctggtgaacatctcttgaatgttctctctaggttccataacaaacctttcatatttggacattaggaggtcgatcttggagcgcttcacttcgctggtaccttcatgggtaacttccagaaggtcccaaatctgcttggcagttttgcaacccataatacgattgtgttcattgggtccaagaccacagtgaagcaatttgatagcaagagcgttcatctccatcttttgaaaatcttctttttcatattcagtgattggttttggaacaacttcattgttggagttgatggtcgtcacctcaaagtctccaacttcaataactctccaaacttgatagttttcggcctttatgaagatttccattctatttttccagtaagtatagaatttcccatcaaacatgggtggacTTTATGTGGattacccctcttccatgcgctcgttcatcttcaacatctctgtgggaacaggatactgctctcagggtttcctgattaaatgaggaacagagctctgataccaattgttggaatatgaagagatgatcaaaagcaacaagagggggggtgaattgttgtgtattgagttgtactacgtttttgctctaacttgcggaattttagcaaacaaaataaaacttaaacttaagaagcaagaaataaaaaggagacaaagattttacgtggaaaccttcttggcctaataagaaggaaaaaccacgaccccccgggatttcaaaaattctcactatgtttaggcaatcaattacaattacaccaAACAatatttgcttcacttgaagcttctctactctaggcctaattctctttctcttctttctccttctctttctcttctcacgcttctcttctctattcccttagacttcacacaagtctaattacaacaaaacactcattaacccttacaaggccaattatcaagagattaaaaattaaaataattacttaagaaaaatataataaattaattggcattggaaaactgaaaatatttttcttaagatgatctccctttaatggacactctttgATCCTCTTGGATGGATACACGGTTGGAGCAAAGTTCCTCTTATTTATACAGGGAACAGACATCAGTTACCTCAagcacacctcccactatcatccacgttctcaaaacaaacgGATAGTGGAATTACCACAAGAATAaatgaccggctgtcatttgctcaaagagaaaatcagtttccttatgctaaaaatagcataggagttaaaaacataagatcctaaaaaataggagatctaaatctaatcaagaaaaagtcttgggctatttttagaaaacctaaaaatagatttgccaattaacttactaattaatttaagcaattaaattaattctaacccattacatcaacttaaaaacagaaaataaagtattcgcaattttccagtcgatgctattctccagacctgctacgtaggaacagtgtactgtctccagcttcaacttcagtcagaatgttcattttaggaacagtagactgtacgtctactttgaacattattctaacatcttggacatattaagacacgtacatcttccacgaaccaagtcataggcttcatcaacgattcaaactaaatcggatatatacctacaaaacaatctctaaaaatatatttgtttataagtgaagtcatcatcaaaaccttaagaggccaacaagatgagtatatggattcaattagtaattgagttgtttttagtgttgattagaattggttatttgggttatttggtttctagtataaaatttagtattggATATTGAAATATTAGATTGTTATTGGAAATTTTGGGATTCACTTGGAATATAATAATGGTTATGGTAAAGTATACAGtaatttgatgttcttgaataaATTACTGCTTCTTGTGGATAAAATAATTGTGGTTATTGAATTGGATAGCTAGGCACTCTTGTAAGAGATGGATATTATGTTGATTGATAGATTCaggtgaagttgagattaatcatTTTATTGTGAATACTCGTCAAGAGCTAATTGTTAGATAATTTAATATTCTTGAAGGGATTATTAGGTTATTCGGGGATTTTCGATGTTGAGTTTAAAGGTACATATTAGTGTTTAATTGGAAAATAAAGAGAATTATGAAGATggataatctttagaagatgtAAATGAATTTTAGAGCATGACTATGTCGCCTTGATGGTCTATTATGGTTTGAGTTCGAACTTGCATAAttcttttataattagaaatattagaataaaaGATGGAACTAAGATACGGTCTTAGGAGAATATACAATAAGCTATATGatcctagtttgtagtatcgaacgctttattgtgatgttatgtttgttatgcttcaggaggcaacatcatcgaggaacctttctagttgatagctgcaaatcgatcacggctctttgaagcgtcttgttggtgagtagtagcaatCCCTTAAAGTgtctgatcagactacattcttgaaaataaactttttactaaagctctttgaattggaaattgttgagacaaatgttgttgtgaattcttatgctgatattatgatatggtcaatggatcgagcttgcgagctggtcattgacggagttgaggaacattgttacctgctccctgtttgaagcgaattttcattgagatattgactagcttcacccgagagtgacatagccttagagctatggatgttcctctcaactagactccctgtgagcacatagatctagggaactgatgttgcttttaaacctatgatatgaattactgtgttttgttgttttggattgttacttctcattcagtttaatttgagcctctgttgtttccatcttttagtttgattacagatcggaaccggtcgggaacgatgggttagcggtgattgaatagcgttccaaggttgtattttgagctgagcacgtgggaatttatagttttgtattaggtttttggataaatgtgtattagatttggttgtgttggttattttggacttgtagagaattgtatgattatcttgtgttttagttagatgttggttttgggatttagctgagttagtcacgttgaagagcttgtgattCCTTTGCtcgagttttggaagtgtgatttccgTATCAtgggaaacgaacccagtgatgaccttgtttacccagtcaacggtaagtcgggttgttacacccTTTTATACTACTAAGAGTCTAAGATTAACACAAACATCCacttataactaattataatctTACTACTAAATGTACCTATAAGATACTTTCCCCCTTCAAAAGACTTGTCCTCAAGTCTATGTTAAGAAATCTAAACAAAAATACAAGACAACTTTTAACTAAAACTAAACACTACAAAAAATGCCCAAATTAGTGAGAAATGAAGTAAGATCAACATCTTGCATCTCTTTACCATAAGACCTTGTCAACATAAAACCCACATATATATCGTAATTTTTTATTCCATGCCACATGAGTTCGAGCACCAGAGTTGAAAATTGTGTTACAGTACTTTCATTTTCCCCAACACTTGCTTGATTTTTAAGAGTAATATCGTGATTTTAAGACTTAGATTGTTGATAATGATCAAGTAACAAGGCATCTTTACCGTACTTATTCATCACTTCatgaaaaaacttaaaacatGCATAGAAATCTTTCGTTTCTTGATTTTTAACAACCAAGGTGGGTCAAGCACTACTTTAGTATATTTAGCCCaatcttttctctttttcttgtaCATCTCATATCTTCTTATAATCTTCTTGGAGCTTGATTGCAGTCTTGACAAAGTACCCCATTGATGAGTTTCTCTTAGCAGATTCTAGTTTGGAGAATAGAACTTTCAATTGAATGAACTTCAAGAATTTTCCCAtgtgttgaaaataaattttcaagttCAATTGCCACAAAAAATTCATGATTTTTATCTAAATCATGTTCACTCATGTCATCAATCACATAATTAACCAAATCACCATCCATATAAACAAAGTGTTTAGAATCCAACTTACTTTTTGCACATGAATTCATATGATCAACATTTAAAGAATCTTGTCTATCAATTTTTAAATCACACTTTGCTAATTCTTGAATGGTATTTACTTCAATCATGCTATCGAACATCTCTAATGCAATCACATAATCATTTTCTTCGTCATATACTACAATAAATACCCAATTATCACAATTATGTTGGCAATTATATTCAAGAATTGGTTCATTACACCATTCACACAATCCTTTATCCCAAATATCAAAACATTcatcttttaaaagttttttaaaagatttgattacctttttttgtttgtcttCTTTTCAAGTTGTGGGATAATTGGTTCTTCAAATTGTATGGTTTTGCAAAACTCATCACTCATCATCTTTGCAACCACTAAAAGAAATCTATAGTCTGGGGAAAAAATCCAAGAACTCAAATGACCATGGCAATGCCTTTTCACAAACGGGTTGTGTGTGTTGTGGTTTTATTTTAATGCCGCAAGTGTACGGGTGTTGTAGCACGATTATGGGTTGATTCATAGGGAAACAagattaatatttagttttttttaattaactacTCAAGAAGCAATGtgttttgatttggttttcTCTAGTTCTAATATGCAAAAGAAAGTTTAAATGAatatcaatataataaaaatctaGGACAATGAAATTCCCCACTAATAGAGTATGATTATTTCCTTAAGAATTGCAATTTATGTTTTTGAATAGTTTACCAACAAAACTCAATTATTCCTTTTCAggatgataattaaattaaatcgaATTAAGTAGGTTCCCTCAATCTCAATTTTCGTATTTCGATTGATTAACATTGCAAGATTAACATATCACTAAATCTCAACTTTCGTATTTCGATTAAGAAGAAACATTAACTTACATTTTCATTCATGACTAATAATATTCTCATCCCTCAACtttcatgatttttgtttttagagaaaTTAAAAGACTTTAACTTTAATGACCAATGTTAACAATTTAATCAAACCAAttcaacattacaataaacaaagcTCATCTAATCATATACATATTAGGGTTCATATCCAATGTCCTAGCATACAAGACTACTCACTAATGGAAATCATGATTGTAAATAGATTAAACATATCCAATGGCATAAACATattcaaattgagaaaaagagaaagaaattacCAAATGCTTGTGTAGAATAACAGTGAGAATGAAATCCAAAGCTTGAAATATTAATAAACCCAAATTCTTGAACATAAGCAAAAACAAAGCATTGAAGATAAAAATCCAGAAATTTAGATTATAAAATGTAAAAGAAAACTTGAAGAAAATAAAGCTAAATTCTAAAAAAGACTTAAAATGAGATGGAGAATGGAGAGATTCATCCCTTTTGAATGTAAATCGCATGAATATATAATCTCCCTCTGAAGAATTCCAATGGCTTTTTTTCTCTTAAACCCTTTATTTAATCTCCATTTATTGTTTCTTAATTTCTGAAGCAATTTTACAAATTCTTTACGCAGTAGTTTTGGGCGAATTGTGCAGTCTCGACCCATTCTCGATCTAGTTTCGATCTTGTTTCGACCGACATCAGTCAATCTCGACCGAAATTTAAACTTGATTTTGGCAGTGAGTTTTCCTTTGGGATTAGTTTCGACCGAGATTGGTCAGTCTCGACCGAGACTTAGAATTTATACTTTAAAGTGAATGCAATAGCTAATCTTGACAGAGACTGCGGTTAATCTCGACAGAAACTATGTTCAACTTAAATCAAAGGCATCAAATAGTATTTATGATATTTTCAAACTCAATACATGAACCATAAGCCTTCAAATGTTGTCCCAATTATACATATTTGTTCTCTTGATGTTCGGTTGACTTCAATGAGGAACAAAATGAACAAAAGTAGCTTGAATATATCCAAAAATATCCATAAAGAATTCAAATGGTACAAAATAGGATATGTACCTATTCTAGCTTATTTTCATCACTTTTGTCTTCAAAACTCACTATTTAATACTCTAGATACACCCCATAGAAGACCAATAAATGTAAAATCATACACTTATCAGTGTACAATTTGATTGTAGTATTTAATGTTAAGAAATGAATATTTCAAtagaatgaagaaagaaaaagaatgaaagagaaatattgGTGCCAAGGAAAAAATGGCTCTTGATACCAATGTTATGGTTGTTGAATCTCAAACAACCATGTGAATAGAAAAGAGAGGGAGATGAGGAGAAATTTAGAAGTGGAGAATAagattgttttatttctttttatttcattaattctATTACACCCTTATTTTCCCTTTTATACTACTAACAGTCTAAGACTAACACAAACATTCACTTATAACTAATTACAATCTTACTACCAAATGTACCTATAACAGTTGGCTTTCCTAATTGCTTAccaaagccgagtcggctttaaGTTCTATCTCAAAATGGGAATGAATTCATCAATTGCTGACTCGGCTTTCCCCTTAATGTTGAGTTGATCTTCTTGTTGTTTTGTTATttcactttttttcttttaagcttattttggaCATGTAATATATTGTAGATTTGTTCCACCAGTATACTTAATATGTAGTACATAAATTTAGGTGTATATACTTTAGATGTTCAACAATATAGAGATTCTTTTGTGGATATAAAGAGGGTTCGACAATTATTTAATGGGATTCAAAGTCATTTGGAGTATTCTGTACCAAGCTTCGGACGAGATTATCATAGCTTCGGCCAAAGCCATGAGTAATACAAGTGCTGTTCTGTTTTGGCAAAGTCTTCAGCCAGACTCCTTCAATTTCAGTCGGGACATGCGAATGTGACAAATTTCTACCAGCCTTCATTTGAAGCATCGAACGAAACTAAGCTAGCTTCGAGCGATGCTAGCTGCAACTGTCCTCCATTTCTTCGAGACTTCGACACCTGTTAGACACCGACGAAATAAATGGACAGCAATTCAGTTAATTTCCTTGGAGTATCAATTAGTGGGCggttaattacttaattactgaggcattatttattttctatcttTTTTTTCGTTAGTTTAACTAAGTGGGGGGCAGGGCCTGGGGGGTTATCATTTTATTTCGGAAGTTAAATACATCAGGGAAGTGTAAACAACTAAGATAGTTGGGCATTCTCATAGAGATAGTTTTCAGAAGTTAGGCAACAGcgttcttttttctcttttagttTGTGAAACCTTTGATTTTGATAATTTcatgttttctttttaattgctttctttttaattgtttcttaattaagctttaatctCTTCTTAATTTTGATTAGTACTTTTATGTAATATAAAGTTTACGGTTTTGTTCGTCATGAAATATATGGTTTTATTATTCATGGACTTTCATTGTAAGGTACTTTTACTCTTTCTaatcttttaattatgtttattattgttatttatgtttgtataattaatttaaatgttttcaagaatatgattagtGAGTATTTTCCTTTTTAGGGCATGGTATGAACCTTAATATGCATACATATTGGTTTGTTGAGGAATTTGTTGGTTGTTATCATCTAAGGATGACTGAATATGTTATAATCCACTTAAGTTAAAGTCTTCAATGCTTTTCATGATCCAAAAGTACGAAATTTGAGTTAGAATTGTGTATTAGTCTTAAGTAAAAAATAAGTCAAATCCTTTTATCGCCATTCAAAATGAAAGTTGAGAGTTGGTAATTAACAGGTCTTGTTGATGGTTGAATTAATCATAAGTATGAAAGTTCAAATTaagaaatataattattcaatccACGATTAGTATTaagaaatataattattcaatccACGATTAGTTGATTAGCATCTCCAAAAGTAATAGTTAACTCTTCACCTAAAACCTAGATAACTTAACCAACACTGAACTTGATTGTCTAGTCCTATGCATAATAGTGGGGAATGCCATTGCCCTAGGCTTTTCTACATCGTATCAAGTCATTTCTAATCCATTACAATTTAGTTCAAATTCTCTATTCTTGGTTAAATTATAACGATTGATTAACTAAATCATTCTTGAAACAAAGCCTCCCTTTGGTTAAACCTGTAATTGTGCTACGACACCcatgcacttgcggtattaaaataaattcctaagaagtttttggcgccgttgccgggaGGGCGAGGTCGATAGTTTAATTTAGCTTGCTTAATTGCTTTGCTACTTAGTTttagttttcttcttctctgTGCTTGTTACGCTTGGTCTTTCATTGTGAATGCACATGAGATGTCAAGGACCATCGGATTTTCATTATCATCCAAACATTGAATCCGTCCTGTGCTATCTTCGAGCCGAAAAGAGAAGAAGGGAAACTGAGACTTTGGGGATCCCATTTCCTATCCACCACCCCAGACTCACCACATACATCATCACCTAAACCATCCACCCCTACATCCGCAACCATGGCCAATGTTCGACCACCAACCACAACAAAACTGAAAGAGCTGTGAACTTGTCCGAGTAATGCAGTGCGGTGATCTTAAAATAACTTCCCCCCTAAGCTTGATTGTCCAGGTTGCTTCTCTATCCCTATCTCTATTGGTAGTCTAGCTGTTGAAATTGCTTTGTGTAACTTAGGGGCTATTGTTAGCCTTATGCCTCTTTCTATGTATAAAATGCTACCAAATGAGGGAAGCCTACTCCAGACTAGCATGACTCTACAACTAGCCGACTGGAGTATTAGGCACCCCAAGGGTATTGTGAAGGATGTCCCAGCATTTGTAGGGAATCTAGTATTCCCATGTGATTTTGTTGTCATGGACATACCTGAAGATACTCGTGCTCCTATAATATTGGGTAGACCTTGCCTTGCCACTGCTGGAGCTATTATTGATGTGAAGAGAGGTAAGCTAACTTTGAAGGTGGGTGAGAAGAAGATGGTTTTTAAACTCCAAAAACCCAAGGAAGGTGCTTCATCTGAAAAATGTAAGTTCATTAATAAGCTCACATCGTGCATATTGTTTGTGCCGAGGAgaacaagaataataatgatCTAGGTTCAAAAGTTAGTGCAAACAACGTGAATGTGTTTGGAAGGGCCTACAAGGCCCCTGTTGGTATCTCTTGATTTTAATTTGGTGAGTTACGTCGGGCAAACGACGTTAAATATAGTGCTTCCGGGAGGCAGTCCGATTCATTTAAGTTTTTCATATCAAACTTTTagcattgattatttatttcaGTTTTAGATTGCATAAATTTGGTGTAGGTATTTTCATTTGGTCTTTTTATGAGATGATTTGCAGGTAGTTGAGAAATAAGGAAGAATCGAAGGCCAAAAGCTATAACCAATGTTCATCAGGTACATGTCCTCCTCTTCCCCTCTGATCTTCTCACTTCTAGCTCAACAAATTTCCCCACCTTTCCCCATCCTAGCCATCATTACATTAAATTCTCGCACATCCTTTATATGCCAAATGTAAACTCAGTTACATACTTTAGCAACTACACAAACATAAGCCCCTTGATTCCCATTTCATGTGTTACTTTCAAACTGCTAGATTTGAAAACTTTGCGTTATCCTTCTTTAAAGGCTTTGGGTTGATGAATATTTGTATTGTATTTGCATATTTTGGTTGCTAGCTTGTATGTTGAGTTAAATGTTTGCTTGAGGATGAAGGAGGAAGTGTAAGGGTTGTATGTTGCTTGGTAGCACTATTTTGTTTGTACCCTTTGCTTGTCTTAGGCATGGGGGAGTATGAGGGAGTTTGGGTTAATGTAAAAAGCGAAACCTTTTTAGTCGAAGTCCTACTACCCTTTGCTACCTAGAGGATGGTGTAAGAGATTCTTTTGTGTGCCCCCTATTATCATTGGTCCTTTCACACATTGAGGCCAATGTTCATCTTAGGCATGGAGGAGAGAATTGTCACCATTTCTATGTACATCATTATATTTGAGtttgtgcattgttcattctcattttctttgttattagtGATGGCCAGGGTTCGTATTAGGCCGATTCCGTTCCGATTTCATCttcggttccatttggaacctaaTTCGGATGTTACCtattccggttccggttccaggcggttccaaacggttccttaaCGATTCAGGAGGTAATTCTGACGGTTCTAACTTCCAAGTTGGGCGGCTCGGACCATTGATTTCATTCttatttttgctttaaatataatataaaaatataacaataatgTGGACGTATCCTTGTTGATTACTTGAtcattagcgaaattcattgacCCATAACATAAATACCATCTCCAgcatcacataaataaaaagtgaacGGAATTCAATAGTTCAATTTGCTATACATATTAAAATTTGATGGAAAAACTTTAGATCTTTGGCTCTATTGAGACTGGAAAGCAAACCCTCTCATCATAGTTACATACATAAGACCATGTTAAGcaaatatatgtataaatattcaAGAGTCAAAGAATAATTATATCTAAAATGTcacaagaataatcatatgaATGAAAGACAGTATTAGTTGGGGCAAATTACTACAGATTTGAGAGAGAACCACTTGGGTGTGTATGTGGACCACCAGAAGCGCTTGCTGGAACACCTTGAAAAACCCAGGTGGAAATGAGGTGGTGGGCGATGGCGAAAGGACCCGGAATAAACATGGGTGCAAGCTCTCCACTTTCAGTGTTGAAATCTAAAGACAAGTTCGGACTTGCCTTAATCCCTTTGCATATCTGCTCTACCTTGGCAGCAGCTGTTTTTTGGGCTTTCTCATATTCCGCGACCAAAAGGGCTTTCTTCACTTCTTCTTTACTATGCCATCTAGCATCTAAACAaccacatataatatatatcaaatattttcgGATTAGCATACATATTGTCGACTAAGGAGTATAGAAAGTGCAAACAACTCTTCTGGATTTATTAGTCGTGTAATGGATGAGATATTAACTTAAAGTCTAAAATACTCTTACATTTCATTTTGGACAAAAAAGATGAACGTTCTTCATTAAGTTGCCGAACACAGTCCGTTTCAGTTTACACTAAGCAGTAAGCCCCCACAAATTGTAAATCGAGATAAGTTTATTATGGTCGGTTTAGGTTAATTTTCACCATTTTGAGCGACTTGCTATTCAAAAGGCGAATTATACATAGCAAAATTACATAACACTGGTTCAATATGATGATCAAAATCTGATGAAATTGTCGTTTAAAATTTGTTGTCTTTATCAGGTATAGAATAGGGCAGTTTAAAATCTCTGCCAAAGGACACTGAAAATCTACTTGGATTTTCTGAATCATtaaggaaaaataaataatcgagtttgaataaaattacaaaacaaaacTGTGAATTTGCATCAACAAATCTTTTgtaggaagaatgaacaaattgTTTTAAAAGGATCAAATACACATGGACGCATACCTTCCAACTCTGTCTTGTCCACGTTTATTTCTAGAGATTTTGCAAAAGCAAAGAAGCCTATCATCAACTGGCATGGCATACTGCTTGGCCCAACTGAAAATAGTCGAAAGTAAAACTACATATTAAGCTGAGCCAAGAACTGATGGCAGAGATTATCTACAATATCATTACAATAAAAACACAAAGGAAACACAAAAACTTGAAGCAACTTACCAGGCCATGGCTGAGAACTATGGTAGACAACTTCTCCTACTTCAATACCGGTTTCTTCCCATGTTTCTCTTCTCACCGCTTCTTCCAAACTTTCTCCAGGCTACAATAGGAAATTATAGTATGATGTGATTTTTAAAGTGAAACTAAGAGTGTCTTTGACTAAAAGGAAATAGAGGAAAAGGAAGGGGAGAGATCTGGAGTGGTGAAGAATCACTTGTTCGGATAACAAAATGGAATGGAAGGGATTTTCAGAGGGATTAGATGGATGATTTTTACTAACGTCTCAATCTCCCCAAAGCTGTAAAGGTACAACTAACACTTTGTTTGGATTGAATGAGTTggaagaaaaggaaagaaaaaagagGGATTTGGGGGATACAATGACTTATTGTTTAGATAAATCTGGTGGGGAAAGATTTGAAAGGAAGCGATTTGAAGAGATTTGATTAAAGAATGAAAGTGAAGTGAGCTTAAATATTTATGTgcaaaaaaaaggtaaatttgtttaaaaagagacaaagaaaataaaaaaattgaaaacggATATCCAGTCTGATCCGGATTAAACCGGGTATCCAGATTAAACCGGGTATCCGGATCCCAGATATCCTTTTTTTTCATACTAGAACAGGATAGTGATTTTCACTATCCAAAAAACCGGGTATTCGGATTTCTGGATTCAGATCGATCCGATATCcagttttgaacacccctaattaaTAAAAGGTAAAAGTAAAGAACACTCCCAGTATCCCACACAAGGTAGGGTCCGGGTGGGGGTTTTTTTCCTGAGAGATGCAGACAAACCATATCTATTCCCCTCAAGGAAGAAGTAAAGAGGATgcgcgcagtcaagaaaccccccATTTGATACCTCGCCTTGTAGGGGTCAAATCCCAAACCTTCAGCTTAATGtgcagatgctctatccattgagccacaagCGCTTTTGGTGAACACCCCTAATTAATACTAGGCATTAAATATTTTAgcatatttaagtttatttgtatAATCGTATGATTACACGATTCGATCTTAGGGATTCGATTCTACCTTTCTAAACGATTCCAAGTAAAATCTCGATTCTAATAACTTTCCTTCCCTCCCCTCACTTTTGcttttttccttttcctcttAAATTTGTATTCAAAAATAGTGGAAGACTTGAGAAACTCTTCGTTAGTAACTAAAAGTTCAAAAATTCTTAACATTTACATGatgtttttaacattttatagCTATAAGAAAATAAACTTGATTATTAACTCGTTGGGTCAAACCCGACAAATCGGATCCATTTTGATGGACAACTCTACATTGGAGATTTGTAAAATTCCAAACCTAAACCAAAAAGAAACATATGATCCCTctcaaacaaaaacaatattaaagttatttaaGGACAAAGGTCTATTTACCtatctttataaaaaataaattgtgagAATTTTTCAGTGAGCTTACCTCTATAAAACCTGCTAAACAACTCCACATCCGAGGTACATATCTTGATTGTCTACTTAATAGTGCACGTTCATTCTCTCTATCAATTACGAGCATTATTGCAACCTGATATCAGGAGACaaaataagaatatcatttcATACGCACAAATATTTTCTGCATCACAAAAATAAGCAGCAGGCTCGCATCAACATACTGGATCCACACGAGGATAGATCCTCTTATTGCACAATTCATTCGTGCACTGCACTCTTCTACCAGCTTCCATAGGCAAAGTTTTACTTCCACAATGCCCACAAAATCTTGATATATTATGCCATTCTAGCAATGCTCTAGCCTTACAAACAACAGATACAATAACGAACATTAGAGCTGgacaaaattttataaaaaaaaaaaaaaacgcagCAACTTATTCTATTCAACATTGGCCGAAATAAAGAAGTAAGAGAATCTTCTTTGGCAACTTTTAAAGAATTCTAGAAGGAAAATGGCAAAATAAGAAATCTACTCAA
This genomic stretch from Amaranthus tricolor cultivar Red isolate AtriRed21 chromosome 9, ASM2621246v1, whole genome shotgun sequence harbors:
- the LOC130823790 gene encoding nudix hydrolase 19, chloroplastic: MLLFFKSSAIITTSPIFLSLSKITPPISLLHFSTMTSINLQSHCFAGNRIKAKIPKSNDLYSPNSALETLKSHLLGSTHDVLSPKFQVLPFRKGRPLTGFHGASQNWHLGWLSLGDCKGLLADSIVELKEESLVYLGSRSEEDSVYWAIDVSQDDTLVDELAKKFMSFVELRTLMVATDWSNSIAMADLAVAGHARALLEWHNISRFCGHCGSKTLPMEAGRRVQCTNELCNKRIYPRVDPVAIMLVIDRENERALLSRQSRYVPRMWSCLAGFIEPGESLEEAVRRETWEETGIEVGEVVYHSSQPWPVGPSSMPCQLMIGFFAFAKSLEINVDKTELEDARWHSKEEVKKALLVAEYEKAQKTAAAKVEQICKGIKASPNLSLDFNTESGELAPMFIPGPFAIAHHLISTWVFQGVPASASGGPHTHPSGSLSNL